The nucleotide window AAATTTTCGAAGATTACAAGAATGGCTCCGAATATTATATAGGAGAGTGGAATGGACAAGAAATCGCAGTATTAGTCATTCAACAAATGGCATGGAATAATACATTATTAATTCATGACTTATATGTTACTGAGTCTTTTAAAAGAAATGGAATCGGGGAAAAGTTGATGGTAGTTGCTAAGAAAAGAGGAAGTGCATTAGGCGTTAGATCCATCACTTTAGAAACGCAAACTTCTAATTATCCAGCCATTCAATTTTATTTGAAAAACGGTTTTGAATTGGTTGGAGTTAATACAATTTCATATACGAATGAAGATATGGAAAATAAGGAAGTGCGAATTGAATTGGCGTATGTTTATTAGAATATCCAGCCAAATCGAACAAACTTTATCACCTTAACTCGTTGTAAATTCGACGACGATTTTAATATTTTTACTTTTCATCAACAAAAAAACAAGCTCGACCTTCGTCGAACTTGTTTTTTATTTTATTATTTAGTTACTAATTCTAAATCAACTGGAATATTTGCTTCCACTGATTCACCATTTAATACTTTAACCGCTGTTTCGATTGCTTTTTCACCGATTAACGCTGGTTGTTGTGCAACTGTTGCAGCTAATTCACCAGCTTGTACTTTTGCTACTGCATCTTCAGTTGCGTCGAAGCCAATTACTACGATGTCTTTATTCGCAGCAGAAATTGCTTCTAACGCACCTAAAGCCATTTCGTCATTTTGTGCAAAAACTGCTTTTACATCTGGGTTTGCTTGTAGAATATTTTCCATTACTGTTAAACCTTCAGTACGGTTGAAGTTCGCTGTTTGACTTGCAACTAAATTTACTTTACCTTCAACGATATTTAAGAAGCCTTCACCGCGGTCACGTGCTGCTGAAGAACCTGCAACCCCTTCAAGCATTGCTATTTGAGCACCTTCGTCGATTAACGTCATTAAATAATCACCTGCTAATTCGCCACCTGCTACGTTGTCAGATGCAATGTGTGCCACAACTTCCCCGCCTTCAGCTGATCGGTCAACTGTAATAACTGGAATGTTTGCATTGTTTGCTGCTTCAACAGCAGTTGCTACAGAAGCTGAATCTACAGGGTTGATAATAATTAAGTCAACACCTTTTTGGATTAAGTTTTCTACGTCTGATGCTTGCTTCGATGCATCGTCTTGTGCATCTGCCACTGTAAGAGTAGCACCATTTGATTGTGCTTGTGCTTCAGCCGCATCACTTAATGTTACGAAGAATGGGTTGTTTAGTGTTGATATTGATAACCCAATTTTTTTTGTTTGTTTTGAAGCACCATCGTTTACTTCATTTTTGTTTGATGAAGAACCAGAATCCATTGAGCATGCTGCAAGGACGATTGTCATCATTGCGGCCATTAAAAGTAAGCTCCACTTTTTCATGTTGAACACTCCTATGCTGTTTTTTTGCGGTCTAGTAAAACCGCTAATAATATTACAACACCCTTCACAACTTGTTGGAAGAATGATGAAACCCCTATTAATGTCATTCCATTGTTTAGTACGCCAATAATTAACGCTCCAACCAATGTACCGAAAATCCAACCTTTACCACCTGTTAAGCTTGTACCACCTAGTACAACAGCAGCAATGGCATCTAACTCATACGATTCCCCTGCTGTTGGTTGAGCAGAATTTAAACGAGATGTAATGATTAATGCCGAAACGGCTGCAAGTAAACCTGTGATTGAATAAACCATGATTTTTATGCGATCTGGGTTAATTCCTGAAAGCTTTGATGCTTCCTCATTGCCACCAACTGCATATACACGACGACCAAATGTTGTTTTGTGTAAGATAAAATATAATATAACAAACGCTAAAACCATTGTAAGTACTGGTACTGGAATACCGAAGAAATAGCCTTTACCAAACATTTGGAATGCTTGTGAATCACCTAATCCAGAAACTGGACGTCCTTCTGTGTACACTAACGTTAAACCACGATAAATCGTCATTGTAGCTAATGTAGCAATGAACGGAGCCACTTTACCTTTCGTAATAATAATCCCGTTAACCGCACCTAAAATTAAACCTAATAAAAGCGCTGCAAGCATCGCTAAAATTGGATCAGTACCCGATGCTAATAATGTGGCTGCAACTGCACCAGTTAATGCAAGAGTTGAGCCAACTGATAAGTCAATACCGCCTGTTAAAATAACAAACGTCATACCGAATGCGATCAACGCACTAATCGATACTTGGCGTAATACGTTTAATAAGTTATCTACTGTTAAGAAACTTGGATTTAAAATCGTTAACACAACTATTAATAAAATTAAACCGATAAATGGTCCAAGCTTCGAAATTAATTCTTTATTCTTTGCCATTCTTATTCCCCTCCTGTGGCATAATGCATTATGTTTTCTTGCGTCATGTTGTCTTTTTGAACCATGCCCGTCACTTTACCTTCTTGCATAACAAGCACTCGGTCCGCCATGCCGATAACTTCAGGAAGTTCAGAAGAAATCATTAAAATTGATACACCTGCTTCTGCCAGGTTGTTCATAATTTGATAAATTTCCTTTTTCGCACCGATATCTACACCGCGCGTTGGCTCATCTAATATTAAAATTTCAGGATTTGTCCCTAACCATTTTGCAATAACCACCTTCTGCTGGTTACCACCGCTTAGTGATTTTGCTGCTAAATCTGCACTCGATGTGCGAATACGTAATTGCTCGATATATTTTGTAACCATTTGATTTTCAAGCTTTGGTAAGATTACACCAGATTTTGAACCCTTTTCTAAATTCGCCAGCATGATGTTTTCTTTAATCGAGAAATCTAAGACAAGGCCTTGCGTTTTACGGTCTTCTGTAACAAAGCCGATTTTTTGCTTCATCGCTTCAATTGGTGAAGTAATTTTCACTGGCTTATTATCGATGTATATTTCACCACTGGAAATTTTACGGTAACCAAATAATGCTTGCGCCACTTCCGTACGCCCAGCGCCCATTAAGCCTGCTACAGCTAAAATTTCCCCTTTATGTAAATCAAAGGATACATCGCTAAATGAACCAGTAGAACATAAGTTCTTCACTGATAATTTCACATCACCAATTACAACATTACGGTCTGGAAAACGTTCGCCAAGCTCCCGCCCAACCATCATTGCCACGATTTCATCAAATGATGTGCTTTTAATATCACGTACACCTACATACGTTCCATCACGTAAAATCGTAATGCGATCACAAATGGCGAAAATTTCTTCCATGCGGTGTGAGATGTACACAAATGAAATCCCTTTCGCCTTTAGCTCATTGATCGTTACAAATAACGTTTCGATTTCGCGATCAGTCAAAGCGGCAGTCGGCTCATCCATAATGATGTACTTCGCATCTGAAGCAATCGCCTTTGCAATTTCAATAATTTGCTGCTTACCAACCGATAAATCTCCAGCGCGTGTAGAAGGATCCATGTTCAGCCCAAGCTTTGCAAGAAGCTGCTTTGCCTCGTTATGCATTTCTTTTTTCTTTAAAATGCCGAATACAGGATATGTTTTTTCTTTCCCTAAAAATAAGTTTTCTGTTACCGATAAGTCCGGCAAAATGTTTAGTTCTTGATGAATAACTGCTATTCCCAGAGCTTCTGCTTCTTTAGGTGATTTAAAGTGCACTTCTTTACCGTCTACTTTAATAACCCCAGCATCCCGCTCATAAATACCTGTTAAAATCTTCATCATCGTTGATTTTCCGGCCCCATTTTCCCCCATTAGTGCATGGATTTCCCCTGGCTTTAATTCAAACTGCACGTCCTTTAAAACGACGTTGCCACTAAAAGCCTTTGAAATACTAGACATTTCAATCATGTTTTTCACCTACCTTCGCTTAAAAAATAACGCCGCTTTGTAAAATGATATTGGCATAAGGTGTTGTTTCACCCGTACGAATAATCACTTTTGCCTGCTTTGTTTGTTTTTTGAATGCCTCATGGGTCATAAATTCCACTGCTAACCTCTCTTTAATTGCTTGCTCAACAGTTGAATTGCTTGCTGTAATTTCCTCGGCAATAAATGCCTTTTCAACGACTACATCATCTAAAACAACATCTAAAACGGCCATGAACGAAGGTTCTCCCAATTTAAATGCTAAATCAATGCAAGTCACACCAGCAGGAATAGGGAGCCCACAATCGGCAATCACTATTTGGTCCGTATGACCAAGCTTGGCAAATATTCCAGCAAGCTCACGATTTAAAATTCCTTGCTTCTTCATGTTGCTATTCTCCTTTTAATCTTGCCTCAACTGCTTGTATTGTTGGCATTCCACCTTGAGCACCAAATTGCTCAACCGATAACGAACCCGCGATATTTGCAAATTGTACAGCTTCTTCAATCGAAGCACCTGTGCAAATTTGATGAGCAAATGCCCCATTAAACGTATCACCAGCACCAGTTGTATCAACAGCAGTTGTTTTAAAACCAGCAACTTTTACGATGTGTTTGCCGTTATGGTACATCGCTCCTTCATCTCCAAGCGTTACGATAAGTTTATTCGGGTATTTTTCTAATGATTTTTCAACCTTTTCATTGAAAATAAGCTCACACTCTGTTTCGTTCGGTGTAATGTAGGCGATTTTTTCCATCCATTCTCGTTTAAAATTACGAGCTGGTGCTGGATTTAGTAAAACTGGTACTCCAAGCTTGTCACAAAGGTTTATTGTGTACTCCACCGTATCTACCGGAATTTCCAATTGCATCATGACAAGTTCCGATTTTTCTATAACAGCTCGGTGTGCTTCAACCATGTTAGGTGTCACATCAAAGTTTGCCCCTGGTACGACAATAATACGGTTGTCATTTTCGAATAAAATGATGTTGGCAATACCTGTATTTGTCTCTACTTTACTAACTGCTTTTGTATTTATTTTCTCTTTTTGTAGTGTTTGAATTAATTCGGGACCGAAACTATCCTGACCAACTGCACCTATCATCGTTACGGTACTTCCTAAACGAGAAGCCGCCACTGCCTGATTGGCGCCCTTTCCACCTGGAATCGTTTCAAAACGCTCTCCCAGTACTGTTTCTCCTTGTTTGGGAAACACTACTGTTTGACACACGATATCCATGTTAATACTACCTACTACCGTAATCATTTTATCTACTCCTTAGTCGTTTCACGCACAATTAATTTTGGCTCGATTACGACATGTTCTTGCGCTAGCACATCACCTTTAATTTGCTGAATAAGCATTTTAGTTGCTGTTTCACCTAGTGCATAAATATTTTGTGCGACAGTTGTTAGCCCTGGTGTCACAATCTCACCAATTGCAATGCCATCAAAGCCAACTACTTGTAATTCTTCTGGAATACGGATTCCTAATTTATGTGCTGCTTTCAAAATTCCGATCGCAATCATGTCACTGCTCGCAAATACGGCATCAATTGTTCGATACTTTTTTAATGCTACATAAGCAATTTTTTCAGCTTCCACAAAATCAAATGGGCTCTCAAAAATATGTGTTGTTATATTTTTATCCTCAATTGCCTGTTTGAAACCTTTTAAACGTTGTTGAACAGGCTCTAAATTTTTTGGTCCACTAAAAAATGCAATTTCTTTCGCTTGTTTTGTAATCAAATAATTCATCGCAAGTTCGGCACCATATTGATTTTGTGATGTAACCGAAGGAATATCACTATCAAGAACGCGGTCTAATAACACGATAGGTGCATTTAGTTGAACATATTTTTCTTTTGGTAATTGATTCGTTGCAATAATAAAACCTGCAATATATTTTTGCTGCAACATTTCGATATAGTGCAGCTCTTTTTTTGCCTGTTCGTCTGAGTTACACAAAATAACTGTATAGCCTTCTTTTAATGCTGTATCCTCGATTGCACGGGCAAGTTCTGGGAAAAATGGGTTTGTAATGTCTGGAACTATTAACCCAATCGTATGCATTTGCTTTGTAGATAAAGATCGGGCAATTTGATTTGGTTTATAATTTAGTTCCTCAATGGCACCCTCTATTGACTGTTTTGCTTTTGCACCTACATAACCACTGTTATTTAAATAGCGGGAAACTGTTGCAACAGAAACTTCCGCCAACTTAGCAACATCCTTAATCGTAGCCACAAACTATCCCTCACTTTCTAACGCCATGTGTAACCGATTACATATGTACACAAAAAAATATCGATCAATATTGTGTAACCGATTACACATAATATAAGTCACATATTTAATATAAGTCAACACTTTTTTGACAAATAGTACAACTTATTTTGATTAATTAGTATGTCACATTTGTATCTGTTAATGAAATGATAGAGAACAAATTTTAAAGACCCTTTTAAAAATTTACTAGTATATGATTTCCATGTTTTTGTCCATTTTGTGAACTTATCAGTTGATATTTACAAATTCACGTCATATAATAGCATTAGCAGTACAAAATAAAGAAAAAATAAGGAGTGATAATTATGGAAAAATTAGTGTATGCAGCAACTCACGTTATGAAGGATAGTGAGAAAAGGGGACTATTGGTAATTTCACCAATTGTACTTGGTTCAGTTGTATATGGGACAAGTGTTGCAGTAATCGTAATTAACAATTTACTCCAAATCATGTTCTAAAAAGATTTAATTAATACTTGATTTAGTTTGACGCATAATAAAGAAACGTATTCGATTGGATAAAATCGAATACGTTTTCTTTTTATATGTTGTTTAAAATAGCCCTATTGCGCTTCCATCTTCGGCTACGTCCATACGCAACGCTGCAGGTTGTTTCGGTAAGCCAGGCATAGTCATAATATCTCCAGTTAAGCAAACTAAGAAGCCTGCTCCAAGCTTAGGAATAATTTCTCTAATGGTGATTGTAAAATGTGTAGGACGCCCAAGTAAGCGTGGTTGGTCTGATAATGAATACTGCGTTTTCGCCATACAAATCGGTAAGTTTTCCCATCCATTATTCTCAATTGTTGCTAATTGCTTTTTGGCAACTTCCGTTAATTGGACTCCGTCTCCACCATATACTTGTTGAACAATTTTCGTTAATTTTTGTTCTACTGTTTCATTTAATTCATATAAATGGTGGAAATTGTTTGGCTGCTCAATGACTTCTAATACTTCTTGCGCCAGCTCAATACCACCTTTTCCACCTTCTTCCCATACATTCGTACGAGCGATGCGAACATTATTCTCTTTTGCCCAATCTAATACGAACTCGAGCTCAGCTTCAGTATCTGTTATAAATCGATTTAATGCTACCACTGGCTCTAATCCAAAGTTTTTTACATTTGCCACATGTTGCGCTAAATTGGTAATACCAACGTTTAATGCTTCCACATTTTCTTTTACTAAATCAGCTTTCGCAACACCACCGTGCATTTTAAGTGCACGAATCGTTGCGACAACGACTACCGCACTTGGCTTAAAACCAGCTTCTCGTGCTTTAATGTTTAAAAACTTCTCCGCCCCTAAATCTGATCCGAATCCCGCCTCTGTAATAACGATATCTGCTAATTGACGAGCTGTTTGAGTTGCAATAATTGAGTTACAGCCATGGGCTATATTGGCAAAGGGACCTCCGTGGATAAGCGCAGGCGTACCTTCAATTGTTTGAACTAAGTTTGGATTTAACGCCTCTTTTAAAAGGAGCGTGAGTGCACCTTCTGCTTGTAGATCTCTTACTGTCACAGGCTTTCGATCATACGTATAACCAATTACAATACGGGCTAATCGCTCTTTCAAATCTTGGATGCTTGTCGCTAAACAGAAGATGGCCATAATTTCGGATGCTACTGTAATATCAAAGCCATCTTCTCTTGGCACTCCTTGTAATGGGCCTCCTAAACCAACTGTTACATGACGAAGTGCACGGTCATTTAAATCAACTACCCGCTTCCAAGTAATACGACGCGGATCAATATTTAATGTATTCCCTTGATGAATATGATTGTCAATTAAAGCAGATAATGCATTATTAGCAGTTGTTATAGCATGGAAATCGCCATTAAAATGTAAGTTTATTTGTTCCATTGGTAAAACCTGTGCATAACCGCCACCTGTTGCGCCACCTTTTACACCCATTACCGGACCTAATGAAGGCTCTCGTAACGCTACCATCACACGTTGCTTTAACTGGTTCATGGCATCTGCTAATCCTACAGTAACCGTAGACTTCCCTTCTCCGGCTGGTGTTGGATTAATCGCTGTTACAAGAACTACTTTCGCATTGGCAACGCCTGTTACTTTATTTACATCGATTTTAGCCTTATATCGACCGTATTGTTCAACTGCTTCTAATGGAATCCCAGCTTTTTCTGCAATTTCTACAATTGGCTTCATCGTTGCATTGTTTGCAATTTCAATATCAGTTAATGTTTTTTTTGTTGTAGTTGTCATCATTTAATCCTGCTTTCTCATATAGTCGTCTTTATTATAATCGCTTTTATTTGAATTCATTAATAAAAAGGGATACGTAAATCGACAAATTATTGACATCTAGCGTTAAAGTATTATATATTTTATTCGTAATATTCTGTATTTTTTAGCTATTCATCAATTGAATTTGACAGTATCGGAGGAGAAAGCAAATGCACCAAGGCACTGTAAAATGGTTTGATAATGAAAAAGGGTATGGATTTATAGAATGTGAAAATGGTGAAGATGTTTTTGTACACTTTACTGGCATACAAGAAGAAGGATTTCGTTCACTTGATGAAGGACAAACCGTACAATTTGAGATTGTTGACGGCATTCGTGGACCACAAGCAGCGAATGTTTACAAAAAATAAATGTGCCGCTCGGGTTCAAGTATTCATTTCTCGAGCGGCAATTTTTTTATTGTTCTACAATCATAAAATCTTTACGACTATTTTTATCACTTAATGTTGCAATTACATTTGTAATAGAACCAATATAGTGGGCAGGGTCCTCAACGCCTTCTTCATATACATAAATGTTATAATCTGTGCGATTTGCTTTTTTAATAAGGACATTACCTGTTAAAGTTGTAAAACCGATAAATTGATTATTATTTAGCGCTTGGATCGCTTGTTGCTTTGTTAATGTCATACCTTACTCCTTCATTCTCTAATTATGATGCCATAAAAATTCTAGACCTTTACTTCAAACAAGGCTCCGTCATACATGATTTCTTGTTGTACATTAGCACCTGTAAAAATCACTTTTTGAATGCCATAGCCTGTTTCTAGTATTTCATCCCAAATCGGTCCCTCTCCTAAAGGGCGAGCAAAAATCATACTCGCATTTTGAAGTGAAACGGTGGCAATCTCAGAATTCATTTCGTTATCTTCTTTCATTTCGACAGGTGCATCACAAAGTTTAGCAAATTGCTCGATGAAATAAAAATTAGGCACAATTATGTTTACAGTTTGCAGCTGTAATTTCCCTAAGGGATGATCTGCAATAATGCCCCTACTTTTATATTCATTACGCCTCAATTGCTCATCCTGGTCCCACTGAATAAAAAAAGGAAACTCAATATTCGCATTTGGAAAACCAATATGAAGTAGTTTCCAACTTACAACAGAGCCATCCAGTCGTGTTCGTGAAAATGTTTCCGGACCAAAAACATCAAAACCCGCCTCTTGAAAGCTTTGCGCATCTTTATCAATACTAGTCGTAGATATTGCCATGCGTATCAAGCCATTTCTACGGTTTCTCTTTTCATAGCTTTCATGCAGTGTATACTTTTGTTTTGCTGCTTTTTGAAAGATTTCTTCATTATAAATCCCAATGAATTCTATGTAAGATAGATCAAAATACGTTAGCGCGTTATAAGTTCCCCACGCATCATGCTTGCCCCCTACCACTACATGGAAGCCAGCGTTCTGAAAATATTGCATAGCGTCTTCTGGTCGTTCTACAAAATGTACAATATGATCTAGTTGATACATGCTACACATCCTCATTCCAAGCTTTACATACATCGACCCAAGCGATGGCATTTGAATAGTTTTCCAGCTCTTGGCACGATAATTGAATCGCTGAATTTGCACTTCCACAGGCCGGAAAAATAGTATCGAATCGCTGTAAAGAAATATCTAAATACACAGGTAAATTATTTGTAAGTGCAAATGGACAAACCCCACCTACAGGATGGCCTGTTTGCTCTACAACAGACACTGGATTTAACATTTTTGCTTTCACTTTAAATTGCTTTTTAAATTTAGCGTTATCAATTTTTGCATCTCCAGCTGCTACAACTAAAATGGGTTGCTCAGCATCCCCTTGAAACGATAATGTTTTTGCAATTCGCGCTGGAATAACATTTAAAACAGCAGCTGCCTCTGCAACGGTTGCGCTACTACTGTCAAATTGTAATATGTCCTGCCCTTTTCCGTGTTGATCAAAATACTGCTTCACTGATTGAAATGACATAAATAAACCACCTTTAAATTAATTGAATATTCGAATTATATCATTTTTCTATTATTTATTATAGGTGAGTGTATTTATTCTATTAAAGGAATAAACTAATTAACGTTTTTGCTGCAGTTTTCTTTCCTTCTACTTTTAAAATTTCCCCTGAATGATGAAGAATATAATGAGGTTCCATCGCTCCGTACAATGATTTTGAGCTATTTGCCACCATCCAATCTGCCTTTGCTGATTCCATTCGTAACTTCGCACGCTTAATTAAAAACTCTTCATCTTCTGTTGCTTCTAATTTAAAGCCGATTAACTTCATATTTGGTGCCCAATTTTTAATTTGTGCTAAAATCTTTGGTGCTTTTTTAAAGTGAATAATTGGTGGCTCGTCCGATGGCATCTTCCCTTTTTCTGTCAACTCATTTCCCGATTGATCGAAAACTTTATCAACTAGCCAATCCGAGCCTGCAACTGCCATGATGCAATAATCGACTTCTTCTGATTGGACAATTTGTTTTAATTGCTTCCCTAAATCTTCAATCCCTTCAAATCGTACGAAGCGGATATTTTCATGCTGCTTTGGTAGTTGAGCGAAATAACCGTGCATATAAATAACCTTTGCTCCTCGCTCCATTGCCTCTTCAGCTAAATAACAGCCCATCGTGCCTTTTGATAAATTCGTATGACCGCGCACATTATCCCACTTTTCAAATGTGCCTCCACTTGTAATTAAAACCGTTTTTCCTTGTAGCATAAGATTACCCCTTTGATTCCTTATTCGTTCACTGATGCGAGCCATTGCTTTAATACTTCTACAAATTTATTCGCTGCGGGTGATAATTTTTGTTTTGTAGAAAGTCCAATCGTTCGGAAACTTTCTTGTTTTAATGGTAACGCTTTCATGTTGTTCGGCAATCCTGCAATTGCTAACTGAGGCAATATACTAATACCAATGCCGTGTGCTACCATTGAGACGATTCCTTTCTCGTCATATAAATGGAACCGTACATTTGGCTTTAGCCCATGTGTTTCGAAAGTCGTCATTACATCGTTTGTTCCTTTATATGAAGGCATTATAAATGGAATATGTTCTATCTCATATAAATCAACTTCATCTTTATCATATATTGGACTTTCTGAAGACACAATACATAATAATGGATCACGTTTTAATGGCATAAAATCAAATTGCTTCGAGCTTGTACGATTTAAAAATCCACAGTCGACCTCACCGTTTAAAAGCCACTGTTCAATTTCATAATAATCCCCTTCACGTAACTCAATGTGAATACCAGGATATTCCGAATCCATTAAATGAATAATATCAGGCATCCAATGGGTCGAAATTGTGGAGATTAACCCAATACGCACAGTACCTTTCGCCACCCCTAAAATATTGGCAGCCTCTTGACGTAAATGTTCCTCGGCAGATAAAACTTTCCGCATTTGAAGAAGCATTGTACTTCCATCTTCCGTTAATGTTACCCCTGTTCGATTTCGATGGATTAAA belongs to Solibacillus sp. FSL R7-0682 and includes:
- a CDS encoding LysR family transcriptional regulator; amino-acid sequence: MKYEILNKVAEVQSFTKAAEFLGLTQSAVSHAISSMEKEFGFNLIHRNRTGVTLTEDGSTMLLQMRKVLSAEEHLRQEAANILGVAKGTVRIGLISTISTHWMPDIIHLMDSEYPGIHIELREGDYYEIEQWLLNGEVDCGFLNRTSSKQFDFMPLKRDPLLCIVSSESPIYDKDEVDLYEIEHIPFIMPSYKGTNDVMTTFETHGLKPNVRFHLYDEKGIVSMVAHGIGISILPQLAIAGLPNNMKALPLKQESFRTIGLSTKQKLSPAANKFVEVLKQWLASVNE